The window AGCCCCTTCACGGCCCACGGCGTCGAGACGTCCCGCCTGAGCACGTGCGCCCGCGGAATCCGGGCATCGATCTGGCTCAGCGTGAGCTGGGTGCGCGCCACCAGCCCCAGGAGCTGCACGAAGGCCGCCGAACCGTCGAAGACGCTGCTGAACTCCGGAACGATGAAGCCGCCCCGGCCGTCTCCGCCGAAGATGGTGTTCTCCGCGCGCCCGACCCGGGTCAGGTCGTCGGGCGAGGTCGTCGTCCACTCCACCTGCGTGCCGTGGTAGGCCGCCACCTGCTCGGCCACCCTCGTCGTGGTCACCGGCAGCGCCACCTTGCCGCTGCGCTTCTCCGCGGCCACCAGGTCGAGCATCACCAGCAGGGCCCGGTCGTCCTCGATGATCCGCCCGCGTTCGTCCACCAGCGAGATCCGCTCGCCCACCGGGTCGAACCGCACCCCGAAGGCGGCCCTCGCCGAGGCCACCATCTCCCCCAGCCGCACCAGACCGGCCCGCCGGGACTCCCTGGTCTCCGTCGGCCGGGACTCGTCGAGCCCGGGGTTGATCGTCAGCGCGTCCACACCGAGCCGGCCCAGCAAGCTGGGCAGAACGAGACCGGCGCTTCCGTTCGAGGCGTCCACGACCACCTTGAGCCCCGCATCGGCGATGCCGGTGGTGTCCACCCGCCGCAGCAGCGAGCCGGTGTAGGCGTCGAAGACACTGCCCGGGAACTGCAGGTCTCCGATCTCCCCGGGGAACGCCCGCCGGTACTCCTGGCGCGCGTACACCCGGTCCAGCTTGCGCTGTCCCTGGAGCGAGAGGTCCGCTCCCCGCTCGTCGAGGAACATGATGTCCACGGAGTCCGGCACCCCTGGCGAGGTCCGGAGCACGATCCCGCCGGCGCTGCCGCGCGCGGTCTGCTGCCGGGCCACGGGCAGCGGTACGTTCTCCAGGTCCCGTACGTTGATGGCGCTGGCCTGGAGCGCCGAGATCACGGCCCGCTTGAGCGCTCTCGCGCCTCGGGAGTGGTCACGGGCCGTGGTGACGGTCGCCCCCTTCTTCAGGGTCGTGGCGTACGCGCCGGCGAGCCGGACCACCACCTCCGGGGTGATCTCCACGTTCAGGATTCCGGAGACCCCGCGCGCGCCGAACAGATGCGCCTGGCCGCGGGACTCCCAGATCACCGACTCGTTGACGAAGGCGCCGGCCTCGATGGTCTTGAACGGGTAGACCCGCACGTTCCCCTGAACGATCGATTCCTCACCGATGAGGCACTCGTCACCGATGACGGCGCCGTCCTCGATGCGCGCGGCCCGCATGATGTCGGTGTTCTTCCCGATGACACAGCCACGCAGATTGCTGTGGGGGCCGATGTACACGTTGTCGTGGACGACGGCCCGGTGCAGGAAGGCCCCGCTCTTGACTACGACGTTCGACCCGATGACGGTGTGCTCGCGGATCTCGGCACCGGCTTCGACCTTGGCGTAGTCCCCGATGTAGAGCGGCCCGCGCAGCACGGCGTCGGGGCTCACCTCGGCCCCTTCGGCGATCCAGACCCCGGGGGAGATCTCGAAGCCGTCCATCTCGATCTGGACCTTGCCCTCGAGCACGTCGGCCTGCGCCTTGAGGTAGCTCTCGTGCGTGCCGACGTCCTCCCAGTAGCCCTCGGCGACATAGCCGAAGATGGGCTTGCCTTCCTTCATCAGCTGCGGGAAGACATCACCGGACCAGTCGACCGACACGTCCGGGTCCACGTAATCGAAGACCT is drawn from Streptomyces sp. NBC_01232 and contains these coding sequences:
- a CDS encoding mannose-1-phosphate guanyltransferase, which translates into the protein MKAVVMAGGEGTRLRPMTSSMPKPLLPVANRPIMEHVLRLLKRHGLSETVVTVQFLASLVKNYFGDGEELGMELTYAHEEKPLGTAGSVKNAEEALKDDAFVVISGDALTDFDLTDLIRFHKEKGALVTVCLTRVPNPLEFGITIVDEQGKVERFLEKPTWGQVFSDTVNTGIYVMEPEVFDYVDPDVSVDWSGDVFPQLMKEGKPIFGYVAEGYWEDVGTHESYLKAQADVLEGKVQIEMDGFEISPGVWIAEGAEVSPDAVLRGPLYIGDYAKVEAGAEIREHTVIGSNVVVKSGAFLHRAVVHDNVYIGPHSNLRGCVIGKNTDIMRAARIEDGAVIGDECLIGEESIVQGNVRVYPFKTIEAGAFVNESVIWESRGQAHLFGARGVSGILNVEITPEVVVRLAGAYATTLKKGATVTTARDHSRGARALKRAVISALQASAINVRDLENVPLPVARQQTARGSAGGIVLRTSPGVPDSVDIMFLDERGADLSLQGQRKLDRVYARQEYRRAFPGEIGDLQFPGSVFDAYTGSLLRRVDTTGIADAGLKVVVDASNGSAGLVLPSLLGRLGVDALTINPGLDESRPTETRESRRAGLVRLGEMVASARAAFGVRFDPVGERISLVDERGRIIEDDRALLVMLDLVAAEKRSGKVALPVTTTRVAEQVAAYHGTQVEWTTTSPDDLTRVGRAENTIFGGDGRGGFIVPEFSSVFDGSAAFVQLLGLVARTQLTLSQIDARIPRAHVLRRDVSTPWAVKGLVMRRVVEAAGERQVDTTDGVRVVETDGRWALVLPDPAEAVTHLWAEGPDDATAQALLDEWAAVVEGAGQ